The proteins below are encoded in one region of Cololabis saira isolate AMF1-May2022 chromosome 21, fColSai1.1, whole genome shotgun sequence:
- the LOC133422613 gene encoding transcription factor Sox-9-B-like yields MNLLDPYLKMAEEQEKCLSDAPSPSMSEDSAGSPCPSGSGSDTENTRPSDNHLHLGQDYKKENEEEKFPVCIRDAVSQVLKGYDWTLVPMPVRVNGSSKNKPHVKRPMNAFMVWAQAARRKLADQYPHLHNAELSKTLGKLWRLLNEVEKRPFVEEAERLRVQHKKDHPDYKYQPRRRKSVKNGQSEPEDGEQTHISPNAIFKALQQADSPASSMGEVHSPGEHSGQSQGPPTPPTTPKTDLPSSKVDLKREGRPMQEGTSRQLNIDFGAVDIGELSSDVISNIGSFDVDEFDQYLPPHSHAGVTGAAQAAYTGSYGLNSSSVGQAPGAGAHTWMSKQQQQQQHSLTTLGGGGEQGQQGQQRTTQIKTEQLSPSHYSEQQGSPQHVTYGSFNLQHYSTSSYPSITRAQYDYSDHQNGANSYYSHAAGQGSGLYSTFSYMSPSQRPMYTPIADSAGVPSVPQTHSPQHWEQQPIYTQLSRP; encoded by the exons ATGAATCTCCTCGATCCTTACCTGAAGATGGCAGAAGAACAGGAGAAGTGTCTCTCTGACGCTCCCAGCCCCAGCATGTCTGAGGACTCCGCAGGCTCGCCGTGCCCGTCTGGCTCCGGCTCGGACACTGAAAACACCCGGCCGTCCGACAACCACCTCCACCTGGGGCAAGACTACAAGAAGGAGAACGAAGAAGAGAAGTTCCCCGTGTGCATCAGAGACGCCGTGTCCCAGGTGCTGAAGGGCTACGACTGGACGCTGGTGCCCATGCCGGTGCGCGTTAACGGCTCCAGCAAGAACAAACCTCACGTCAAAAGACCCATGAATGCATTTATGGTCTGGGCTCAAGCGGCACGGAGAAAACTGGCCGATCAATACCCGCATTTGCACAACGCGGAACTCAGCAAAACTCTGGGAAAACTTTGGAG ACTCCTCAATGAGGTGGAGAAGCGGCCGTTCGTGGAGGAAGCGGAGCGCCTGCGGGTGCAGCACAAGAAGGATCACCCGGACTACAAATACCAGCCCCGGCGGAGAAAGTCTGTGAAGAACGGTCAGAGCGAACCCGAGGACGGCGAGCAAACCCACATCTCTCCAAATGCGATCTTCAAAGCGCTGCAGCAGGCCGACTCTCCGGCGTCAAGCATGGGCGAGGTCCACTCTCCAGGAGAGCATTCAG GTCAGTCACAGGGACCACCAACACCCCCGACTACTCCTAAGACAGATCTCCCTTCCAGCAAAGTTGACCTGAAGCGCGAGGGGCGCCCCATGCAGGAGGGCACCAGCCGCCAGCTCAACATAGACTTTGGAGCGGTGGACATTGGTGAGCTGAGCAGTGACGTCATCTCCAACATTGGAAGCTTCGATGTAGATGAGTTCGATCAGTACCTGCCACCACACAGCCACGCTGGCGTGACTGGCGCGGCCCAGGCCGCCTACACCGGCAGCTACGGCCTCAACAGCTCCTCCGTCGGGCAGGCCCCCGGTGCTGGAGCCCACACCTGGATgtccaagcagcagcagcagcagcagcattctctGACCACCCTGGGTGGAGGAGGAGAGCAGGGCCAGCAGGGCCAGCAGAGAACCACCCAGATTAAGACAGAGCAGCTGAGTCCCAGTCACTACAGCGAGCAGCAGGGCTCCCCGCAGCATGTCACCTATGGGTCCTTCAACCTACAGCACTACAGCACATCCTCTTACCCCTCCATCACACGGGCACAGTATGACTATTCAGACCACCAAAATGGTGCCAACTCTTACTACAGCCACGCAGCTGGCCAAGGCTCCGGCCTGTACTCCACATTCAGCTACATGAGTCCCAGCCAGAGGCCGATGTACACCCCGATTGCCGACAGCGCCGGTGTGCCATCCGTCCCGCAGACGCACAGTCCTCAGCACTGGGAGCAGCAGCCCATTTACACACAACTGTCCAGACCCTGA